In Acidimicrobiales bacterium, a genomic segment contains:
- the rplT gene encoding 50S ribosomal protein L20, with amino-acid sequence MARVKRAVHAKKHHKAILEQAQGYYGNKSRSFRAANEQVMHSGRYAYRDRRARKGDFRKLWIQRINAAAREHGMSYSRFINGLRLAEVEVDRKVLADLAVTDPTAFAALVKVAEDAGASQAS; translated from the coding sequence ATGGCCAGGGTCAAGCGCGCCGTCCACGCGAAGAAGCACCACAAGGCGATCCTCGAGCAGGCGCAGGGCTACTACGGCAACAAGAGCCGCTCGTTCCGCGCCGCCAACGAACAGGTCATGCACTCCGGGCGCTACGCCTACCGCGACCGCCGGGCCCGCAAGGGCGACTTCCGCAAGCTGTGGATCCAGCGCATCAACGCCGCTGCCCGCGAGCACGGCATGAGCTACAGCCGCTTCATCAACGGCCTTCGCCTCGCCGAGGTGGAGGTCGACCGCAAGGTCCTCGCCGACCTCGCGGTCACCGACCCCACCGCCTTCGCGGCGCTGGTGAAGGTGGCCGAGGACGCCGGCGCCAGCCAGGCGTCGTAG
- the rpmI gene encoding 50S ribosomal protein L35, producing MPKTKTHRGAKKRFKITGSGKIMRRRAGMNHILEKKPSKVTRRLNRETQLSPNDAATVRQLLGR from the coding sequence ATGCCGAAGACCAAGACCCACCGGGGCGCCAAGAAGCGCTTCAAGATCACCGGCAGCGGCAAGATCATGCGCCGCCGCGCCGGGATGAACCACATCCTCGAGAAGAAGCCGTCCAAGGTCACCCGGCGCCTCAACCGCGAGACCCAGCTCTCCCCGAACGACGCGGCAACCGTCCGTCAGCTCCTCGGCCGCTAG